In Leptospira saintgironsiae, one genomic interval encodes:
- a CDS encoding LIC_10450 family protein gives MISRQAQDYIIVNSIDEIDPNKLSLAQLGTKYLDRNGNRYAVRFNKDSRKAEIIRITLQKASEAEANKPKLGRVNPKASSNPLDLQKLSNLLKSTKHPSADWIENLAEKTKNTKPSSANSEKPAYTPNSQKELDITPSEGPDLTARMNSVQNDIFDLSKVDLNISDAGLSSNAGKEDIPVFIENIEAGSNRETKYIEDSVQQFQKIKDRIESVLNNIRNSKIFEATGDPSENKNMVGNLAREFDIEFFQKLDKILNYHKELTSYPRSVTYYVAKYESHRKQALQSKTSDQEKLKLVIRWEMQELLLDLTRKVKKMVLNALNVLNTKNENHLKQVAYNQQQMYKDARSALLYCSEDIGGLLISLQKWADSEG, from the coding sequence ATGATATCCAGACAAGCACAAGACTATATCATCGTGAACTCGATTGACGAGATCGATCCTAATAAACTTTCTTTGGCTCAATTGGGAACCAAGTATTTGGACAGGAACGGAAATCGTTATGCTGTTCGTTTTAATAAAGATAGTAGAAAGGCAGAGATCATTCGTATCACTCTTCAAAAAGCGTCCGAAGCAGAAGCGAATAAACCTAAACTAGGTAGAGTTAATCCTAAGGCTAGTTCCAATCCGTTAGATCTACAGAAATTATCTAATCTTCTTAAAAGTACAAAACATCCAAGTGCTGACTGGATTGAAAACCTGGCCGAAAAAACAAAAAATACTAAGCCAAGCTCTGCAAATTCAGAAAAGCCCGCTTATACCCCTAATTCCCAAAAAGAATTAGACATCACTCCTTCAGAAGGTCCGGACCTAACTGCAAGAATGAATTCTGTCCAAAATGATATATTCGATCTTTCCAAAGTAGATCTAAATATCTCAGATGCAGGACTTTCTTCTAACGCAGGAAAAGAAGATATTCCTGTTTTTATAGAAAACATAGAAGCAGGCTCTAACAGAGAAACGAAATATATCGAAGATAGCGTTCAACAATTTCAGAAGATCAAGGATAGGATCGAATCCGTACTGAATAATATTCGAAATTCTAAAATTTTCGAAGCAACCGGAGATCCTTCTGAAAACAAAAACATGGTAGGGAACCTGGCAAGAGAATTTGATATAGAGTTCTTCCAAAAGTTGGATAAGATATTAAATTATCATAAAGAGCTGACTTCTTATCCTAGATCCGTCACCTACTATGTGGCAAAGTACGAGTCACATCGTAAGCAGGCATTGCAGTCCAAAACTTCTGATCAAGAAAAATTAAAATTAGTGATCCGTTGGGAAATGCAGGAACTTCTATTAGATCTGACCAGAAAAGTCAAAAAAATGGTCCTGAATGCCTTAAATGTCCTGAATACTAAAAACGAAAATCACCTAAAACAAGTAGCCTATAACCAACAACAGATGTATAAGGATGCCAGAAGCGCCCTATTATATTGTTCGGAAGATATAGGAGGACTACTTATCTCCTTGCAAAAATGGGCCGATAGCGAAGGATAG
- the rpsT gene encoding 30S ribosomal protein S20 — protein sequence MANIKSSEKDIRRTKRRNAANSQNRNRLRTQAKKILKALQDGEKDSLNSLFGQYSSLLDKAAKTNLIHSKNADRKKSRMALRINQAATA from the coding sequence TTGGCGAATATTAAATCTTCAGAAAAAGATATCCGTAGAACGAAACGCAGAAATGCGGCGAATTCTCAAAACAGGAATCGCCTTAGGACCCAAGCTAAAAAGATCCTTAAAGCGCTCCAAGACGGAGAGAAAGACTCCTTAAATTCTTTGTTCGGACAATATTCTTCTCTTCTGGACAAAGCTGCGAAAACCAACCTGATCCACTCTAAAAATGCAGACCGCAAAAAGAGTCGGATGGCATTGCGTATCAATCAGGCTGCAACCGCATAA
- the glmM gene encoding phosphoglucosamine mutase — MALNPQKPVFQHPDLMVSVSGIRGIIPTGLSPDVIFHSLMAFGSRLKGTTVVIGRDSRPSGAYIENIAIGIMLAMGKKVIRLGIVPTPTVKAVVAQSGAAGGIMISASHNPVIWNAFKFIGPGGFFTNAQDLEGLLDLIRKEDYKPFQFKPNTDVEDGTDRIQAHIDSVLARVNVSAIKRKKFTVFLDAVNGGGSFVLPELLSRLGCKVILQHCTPDGTFPRPPEPTPEALKQSSRLIKKSKADIGFALDPDADRLVVLSPKKGAISEELTLPLSFMSYLTSNSLPKKASITVNLSTSFVNDWVADTVGIPTYRSKVGEANVVAEMIHRKSVFGGEGNGGVIDPAIPSFGRDSLSGVAHILNLLALKGEDAETVIGSLPAVHMRKIAYKIAGQKTEQIYSKFRSAFSEYKEDSRDGLRLANQDSWIHIRPSNTEPILRLIGEARTKKDLESLLNKAGKIMENS; from the coding sequence ATGGCTCTAAATCCTCAAAAACCGGTCTTCCAACACCCGGATTTGATGGTTTCAGTGTCCGGAATCCGGGGAATCATTCCCACCGGATTAAGTCCCGACGTAATTTTCCATTCACTTATGGCTTTTGGGTCCAGGCTCAAAGGTACTACCGTAGTCATCGGAAGAGATTCTCGTCCGAGCGGCGCTTATATAGAAAATATCGCGATCGGAATCATGCTCGCAATGGGCAAAAAAGTCATCCGCTTGGGGATTGTTCCTACTCCTACTGTTAAAGCAGTGGTGGCTCAGTCAGGAGCTGCTGGCGGGATCATGATCTCCGCTTCTCATAATCCAGTAATCTGGAATGCATTTAAGTTTATCGGACCTGGTGGTTTTTTTACAAACGCACAAGACTTAGAAGGTCTTTTAGATCTGATCCGAAAAGAAGATTATAAACCTTTTCAATTTAAACCGAATACGGATGTCGAAGATGGAACCGACAGGATCCAGGCTCATATCGACTCTGTTTTGGCCAGAGTGAATGTATCTGCGATCAAACGTAAAAAATTTACGGTATTTCTGGATGCAGTTAACGGTGGCGGAAGCTTCGTTTTACCGGAATTGTTAAGTCGCTTGGGTTGTAAGGTCATTCTACAGCATTGTACTCCTGATGGAACATTTCCTCGTCCACCTGAGCCTACACCTGAAGCACTCAAACAATCTTCTCGTCTGATCAAAAAATCCAAGGCTGACATCGGATTTGCTTTAGATCCTGATGCGGACAGACTTGTAGTTTTATCTCCTAAAAAAGGAGCGATCTCAGAAGAATTAACTCTTCCTCTCAGTTTTATGTCCTACCTTACTTCTAATTCTCTTCCGAAGAAGGCATCCATCACCGTGAACCTCTCCACAAGTTTTGTGAATGATTGGGTCGCAGATACTGTTGGAATTCCGACTTATCGATCTAAGGTGGGAGAAGCAAACGTTGTGGCAGAAATGATACACCGTAAATCCGTTTTTGGCGGAGAAGGGAACGGAGGAGTGATCGATCCGGCGATTCCTTCTTTTGGAAGAGACTCTCTTTCCGGGGTGGCTCATATACTGAATCTGCTTGCCCTAAAGGGGGAAGATGCTGAAACTGTGATAGGTAGTCTTCCTGCGGTCCATATGCGCAAGATCGCCTACAAGATCGCGGGTCAGAAGACGGAGCAGATTTATTCTAAGTTTCGCAGCGCCTTCTCCGAATATAAAGAAGATTCGAGAGATGGTTTACGTTTAGCAAATCAGGACTCTTGGATACATATTCGACCTTCGAATACCGAGCCGATCCTCCGGTTGATTGGAGAAGCCAGAACCAAAAAGGATCTGGAATCCCTTTTAAATAAAGCCGGAAAGATCATGGAGAATTCATAA
- the glmS gene encoding glutamine--fructose-6-phosphate transaminase (isomerizing) produces MCGIVGYAGDKNVESVLIVGLIGLEYRGYDSAGIAVLDRGEIQVRKQKGKIKDLENYLKEHPIRGNVGIGHTRWATHGEPNQINAHPHTDSKSTVAVVHNGIIENYSELKQELKQKGFVFHSMTDTEVLPNLLAESRKRGLSNKDAFLELFNRVHGKWAIAVVFDNEPGRVYFAQDGAPLLLGRGKEEYYLASDISPLTRNCREVYYINSKEWGYFSKTECKIFGFDGSEKEFEFKAQDIKFEDVDKGGYPHYMIKEIHEQPGIFRRIIQSRIGESGEIEFPESTISREMMSKVNRIIIQAAGTSYYAGMLGKHYLENFAKIQTDTETSSEFRYRNPVVEGDTLIVGISQSGETADTLASLLEAKAKFIKVLSLVNNVNSTIARESDSFIRTDAGPEIGVASTKAFTAQVINLLLFSLYVARLKWIVSDEELKTLIEEIRLLPGKMERILSQAHILETWAADFTKTKDFVFLGRTYNHPVALEGALKLKEVSYIHASGYAGGEFKHGPIALITNEVPVVCIATKSEIYTKMLSNIQEIKARNGIMISIVTEGDKEAKELSDYCFEVPECPEILSPILNVLPLQLLAYYSAVARGCPPDQPRNLAKSVTVE; encoded by the coding sequence ATGTGTGGAATCGTAGGATACGCTGGCGATAAGAACGTAGAATCCGTACTCATAGTAGGGCTCATCGGTTTGGAGTATCGTGGATACGATTCTGCCGGGATCGCTGTGCTGGATAGAGGGGAGATCCAAGTCCGCAAACAGAAAGGCAAAATTAAGGATCTGGAGAATTACCTAAAGGAACATCCGATCCGAGGTAATGTTGGAATTGGTCACACTCGTTGGGCAACCCACGGAGAACCAAATCAGATCAACGCTCACCCTCATACTGATTCCAAATCTACTGTAGCAGTAGTGCATAACGGAATTATAGAAAATTATTCCGAACTAAAACAAGAGCTTAAACAAAAAGGTTTCGTATTCCATAGTATGACGGATACGGAAGTTCTTCCTAATCTTTTGGCGGAGAGCAGAAAAAGAGGCTTATCCAATAAGGATGCTTTTTTAGAATTATTTAATAGAGTTCATGGTAAATGGGCAATCGCAGTCGTATTCGATAACGAGCCGGGCAGAGTGTATTTCGCACAAGACGGTGCACCTTTACTTTTAGGAAGAGGAAAAGAAGAATACTATCTTGCTTCTGATATTTCTCCTTTAACTAGGAACTGTAGAGAAGTTTATTATATTAACTCCAAAGAATGGGGATACTTTTCAAAAACCGAATGTAAGATTTTCGGATTCGACGGTTCCGAAAAGGAATTCGAATTTAAAGCACAAGATATTAAATTCGAAGATGTCGACAAAGGTGGTTATCCTCATTATATGATCAAGGAGATCCACGAACAACCTGGGATCTTCCGTAGGATCATCCAATCTCGTATCGGAGAAAGTGGAGAGATCGAATTTCCTGAAAGTACAATTTCCAGAGAGATGATGTCCAAGGTAAATCGTATCATCATCCAAGCAGCTGGAACCAGCTATTATGCAGGTATGCTTGGAAAACATTATCTGGAAAATTTCGCAAAAATCCAAACTGATACGGAAACTTCTTCGGAGTTCCGTTATAGAAACCCTGTGGTAGAAGGTGATACTCTTATCGTAGGAATTTCTCAGTCAGGAGAAACTGCGGATACTCTTGCTTCTCTTTTAGAAGCGAAAGCAAAGTTTATCAAAGTTCTTTCTTTGGTGAATAATGTGAACTCAACGATTGCAAGAGAATCAGATTCATTCATCAGAACGGATGCTGGTCCTGAGATTGGGGTCGCGAGTACAAAGGCATTCACTGCGCAGGTAATCAACCTTCTTCTTTTTTCATTATACGTAGCCCGTTTAAAATGGATCGTTTCCGACGAAGAGCTAAAGACCCTGATAGAAGAGATTAGGCTTCTACCTGGCAAAATGGAAAGAATTTTGTCCCAGGCTCATATCCTGGAAACATGGGCGGCGGATTTTACTAAAACCAAAGATTTTGTATTCTTAGGTAGGACCTACAACCATCCGGTCGCGTTAGAAGGAGCCTTAAAATTAAAAGAGGTCTCTTATATCCACGCTTCCGGCTATGCAGGTGGGGAATTCAAACACGGACCGATCGCACTCATCACAAATGAGGTGCCAGTAGTATGTATAGCGACCAAATCTGAAATCTATACCAAAATGCTTTCCAATATCCAGGAAATCAAGGCGCGGAACGGGATCATGATCTCCATCGTAACCGAAGGGGACAAAGAGGCAAAAGAGCTTTCAGACTATTGTTTTGAAGTTCCGGAATGTCCGGAAATTTTAAGTCCGATACTGAATGTTCTTCCTCTCCAACTTCTGGCCTATTATTCTGCCGTGGCTAGGGGTTGTCCTCCGGACCAACCTAGAAACCTAGCAAAGTCCGTCACAGTGGAGTAG
- a CDS encoding GlmU family protein, translating into MGRIQRIWIDERETPPGLGALTRIRSFSEIRDGVLTPLQRLREQYPDSKILYSHSSPAFEKTFFERNPKITEYDGKDVDLIIRPEEFLPWKSLESVGKNIDQDLENHKDLRKWARKLKVKSGDFQVVGKSKHVHIHPSAKIYPGVVIDVTSGPVIIDKDAKVTSFSFLEGPLYIGQGTHVDNARITGNTSIGNVCRIGGEVGDSIILDFTNKHHEGFLGHSVIGSWVNLGALSTTSDLKNNYGVVKIREENTEITTGSIKFGSIIGDFSKIGIGVMLNTGTVIDFGCNVVSSKASGYLPPFIWADGQPYILDLFLRDSRKIMARRNRELSHSESELIRILYETKVRK; encoded by the coding sequence GTGGGCAGAATTCAGAGAATTTGGATCGATGAGAGGGAAACTCCTCCCGGTTTGGGAGCATTAACCAGAATTCGATCTTTCTCCGAGATTCGAGACGGGGTTTTGACCCCACTGCAACGTTTAAGAGAGCAGTATCCTGATTCTAAGATACTGTATTCTCACTCAAGTCCTGCATTCGAGAAAACATTCTTCGAAAGAAATCCTAAGATCACTGAGTACGATGGTAAGGATGTAGATCTAATCATCCGTCCTGAGGAATTTCTACCTTGGAAATCCTTGGAGTCTGTGGGCAAAAACATAGACCAGGACTTGGAAAATCATAAGGACCTACGCAAATGGGCCCGCAAGCTCAAGGTAAAGTCCGGTGATTTCCAAGTAGTAGGAAAATCTAAACACGTTCATATCCATCCTTCTGCTAAAATTTATCCAGGTGTGGTAATAGATGTAACTTCTGGACCTGTGATCATAGATAAGGATGCGAAAGTAACCTCTTTCAGCTTTTTAGAAGGTCCCTTATACATTGGCCAAGGCACTCATGTGGACAATGCTCGAATCACTGGAAATACTTCTATAGGGAATGTTTGCAGGATAGGCGGAGAAGTAGGCGATAGTATTATATTAGATTTTACGAATAAACATCATGAAGGGTTCTTAGGACATTCTGTTATAGGAAGTTGGGTCAACCTTGGTGCATTATCTACTACCTCAGATCTAAAGAACAATTATGGTGTAGTCAAGATCAGAGAAGAAAATACCGAGATCACGACTGGTTCTATCAAATTCGGTTCTATCATTGGGGATTTTTCCAAGATAGGTATTGGGGTGATGTTGAACACAGGAACTGTGATAGACTTTGGATGTAATGTGGTTTCTTCCAAGGCGAGCGGATATCTTCCTCCGTTTATTTGGGCGGATGGACAACCTTATATCTTAGATCTATTCCTTCGCGATTCGCGCAAGATCATGGCAAGAAGGAATAGAGAACTTTCTCATTCCGAATCAGAACTTATTAGAATTTTATACGAAACCAAGGTCCGGAAATAA
- a CDS encoding carboxyl transferase domain-containing protein, translating into MEVLESRISTSSPEYKENFKDLSEKVADLRKLLQKAGQGGGEKSIQKHKSRGKLTARERIQGLIDPNTPFLEFSALAGEKVYADDVPSAGIVTGIGKISGTPCVIVANDATVKGGTYYPLTVKKHIRAQEIALENRLPCVYLVDSGGAFLPMQDDVFPDKWHFGRIFYNQANLSRVGIPQISVVMGSCTAGGAYIPAMSDESVIVKGNGTIFLGGPPLVKAATGEIVTPEELGGADVHCRISGVTDHYAENDPHALEIARHIVSSLGARAKKLEEQIAYEEPLYPPEEIYGIIQKDIRKPYDVREVIARVVDGSRFQEFKKYYGTTIVTGFANIYGKTVGIIANNGVLFSESSLKAAHFIQLCNQREIPLLFLQNITGFMVGKKYENSGIAKDGAKMVNAVSTSVVPKYTVVIGGSYGAGNYGMCGRAFGPRFLWMWPNAKISVMGGEQAANVLLTVKQEQLEREGKSLSEAEQAEFKRPILEDYDNRSSCIYSTARLWDDGVLDPARTREALGLALYSDLSPKGIEPSYAIFRM; encoded by the coding sequence ATGGAAGTTTTGGAATCGCGTATTAGTACGTCTTCCCCTGAATACAAAGAGAATTTCAAAGACCTTTCAGAAAAGGTCGCGGATTTACGTAAACTTCTCCAAAAAGCCGGACAAGGCGGAGGAGAAAAATCCATCCAGAAACATAAGAGCAGAGGAAAGCTCACTGCAAGAGAAAGGATACAAGGTCTGATAGATCCAAATACTCCTTTCTTAGAATTCTCCGCATTGGCTGGGGAGAAGGTCTATGCGGACGATGTTCCTTCTGCAGGTATTGTTACTGGGATTGGTAAAATTTCAGGAACTCCTTGTGTGATCGTTGCAAATGACGCCACAGTCAAAGGTGGGACTTATTATCCACTCACTGTCAAAAAACATATTCGTGCACAAGAGATTGCATTAGAAAATCGTCTTCCTTGCGTTTATCTTGTGGATTCAGGTGGAGCATTCCTTCCGATGCAGGATGATGTATTCCCTGATAAATGGCATTTCGGTAGGATCTTTTATAACCAAGCAAATCTTTCTAGAGTGGGAATCCCTCAGATCTCAGTCGTAATGGGAAGTTGTACTGCAGGTGGTGCATACATTCCTGCGATGTCAGATGAATCTGTAATTGTAAAAGGAAATGGTACTATCTTCCTCGGTGGGCCTCCTCTTGTAAAAGCAGCAACTGGCGAGATTGTTACTCCAGAAGAATTGGGTGGTGCTGATGTTCACTGTAGGATCTCAGGAGTTACTGATCATTATGCAGAGAATGATCCACATGCACTCGAGATCGCTAGACATATCGTTTCTAGTTTGGGAGCGAGAGCCAAAAAATTAGAAGAGCAGATCGCTTACGAAGAACCTCTTTATCCTCCTGAGGAAATTTACGGCATCATCCAAAAAGATATCCGTAAACCATATGATGTGAGAGAAGTTATCGCAAGAGTTGTGGATGGCTCCAGATTCCAAGAATTCAAAAAATATTATGGAACTACGATCGTTACGGGTTTCGCAAATATCTACGGAAAGACTGTAGGAATTATTGCGAACAACGGAGTTCTGTTTTCTGAAAGTTCTTTGAAAGCGGCTCATTTCATCCAGCTTTGTAACCAAAGAGAGATCCCTTTACTCTTCTTACAAAACATCACAGGTTTTATGGTAGGGAAGAAGTATGAGAACTCAGGTATCGCAAAAGACGGTGCCAAGATGGTAAACGCAGTCTCTACTTCTGTAGTTCCAAAATATACTGTGGTCATCGGTGGTTCTTATGGAGCTGGAAATTATGGAATGTGCGGCCGTGCATTCGGACCAAGATTCTTATGGATGTGGCCAAACGCTAAAATTTCTGTGATGGGAGGAGAACAAGCAGCAAATGTTCTACTCACAGTGAAGCAGGAACAATTGGAGAGGGAAGGGAAATCTCTTTCCGAAGCAGAACAGGCAGAGTTCAAGAGACCTATATTAGAAGATTATGATAATCGTTCTTCCTGTATCTATTCTACTGCAAGACTTTGGGACGATGGGGTCCTGGACCCTGCCCGTACTAGAGAAGCTTTAGGTTTAGCACTGTATTCCGACCTTTCTCCTAAAGGTATAGAACCTTCTTATGCCATCTTCCGGATGTAA
- a CDS encoding ammonium transporter: MKIAQKLIALLILIAPVLIWGQDATPAPAAPAAPTLDKGDTAWMIVASTFVFFMIPGLALFYGGIVRSKNVLSTMMHSFVAILVLTIQWTLFGYSFAFSGESPFYGDFQLALLNGITDDSLELTIPKYIHFLFQGMFALITPALISGAIAERVKLSGYIVFILAWSTLVYDPVAHWVWSGNGWLFKKTALDFAGGTVVHLISGIAGLAAAIVLGKRKGEGAALIAPNNLTYTLIGAGFLWFGWFGFNAGSGLAANGQAARAFVVTLVAPATAGAVWLLIEYLHTKKATALGAASGIVAGLVVITPAAGFVDASGALIMGALVSPICYGAILLKGKLGYDDSLDAFGIHGVGGAIGAILTGVFALANYIPEGVTRGDQIIVQIISVVATGAYSIVVSLILVFIIEKTIGFRISEEKEIAGLDSEIHGEKGYII, encoded by the coding sequence ATGAAAATTGCCCAAAAACTTATCGCGCTCTTGATCTTAATCGCTCCAGTACTGATCTGGGGTCAAGACGCTACACCAGCACCAGCCGCACCTGCTGCCCCTACTTTGGATAAAGGGGATACCGCATGGATGATTGTGGCTTCCACTTTCGTGTTCTTCATGATCCCAGGACTCGCGCTGTTCTACGGCGGTATCGTAAGATCAAAGAACGTTCTTTCTACAATGATGCACAGCTTTGTTGCGATCTTAGTTCTTACTATTCAGTGGACTCTTTTCGGCTATAGCTTCGCTTTCTCGGGAGAAAGTCCGTTTTACGGAGACTTCCAATTAGCTCTGTTAAACGGAATTACAGATGACTCTCTTGAACTAACGATCCCGAAATACATTCACTTCCTATTCCAAGGAATGTTTGCGTTAATCACTCCGGCTCTAATTTCCGGTGCGATCGCAGAAAGAGTGAAACTTTCCGGTTATATCGTATTCATTCTCGCATGGTCTACTTTAGTTTATGATCCAGTCGCACACTGGGTATGGTCCGGTAACGGTTGGCTTTTCAAAAAGACTGCTCTGGATTTCGCAGGTGGAACAGTAGTTCACTTGATTTCGGGTATTGCAGGCTTAGCAGCAGCAATCGTACTAGGAAAACGCAAAGGAGAAGGCGCGGCACTTATCGCTCCGAACAACTTGACCTACACTCTGATCGGTGCAGGATTCCTATGGTTCGGATGGTTTGGATTTAACGCAGGTTCCGGTCTTGCTGCTAATGGTCAGGCTGCAAGAGCTTTCGTTGTAACTTTGGTTGCTCCAGCAACTGCAGGTGCTGTTTGGTTATTGATCGAATATCTTCATACTAAAAAAGCTACTGCTCTTGGAGCGGCTTCCGGGATCGTTGCAGGTCTGGTAGTGATCACTCCTGCTGCAGGTTTCGTGGACGCTAGTGGCGCATTGATTATGGGAGCGCTTGTTTCCCCAATCTGTTACGGTGCTATCCTACTGAAAGGTAAACTCGGTTACGATGACTCTTTAGACGCTTTCGGAATTCATGGCGTTGGTGGAGCTATCGGAGCGATCCTTACAGGTGTATTTGCACTTGCGAATTATATCCCTGAGGGAGTTACTCGCGGAGATCAGATTATCGTTCAAATCATCAGCGTTGTAGCTACTGGTGCTTACTCTATCGTTGTATCCTTAATCTTAGTGTTTATCATCGAGAAAACAATCGGATTCAGGATTTCCGAAGAGAAAGAGATTGCTGGACTCGATTCCGAGATTCACGGAGAAAAAGGTTATATTATATAA
- a CDS encoding P-II family nitrogen regulator, translating into MKLIVAIIQPHKLEEVKAELTKNEIYRLTVSDVQGYGQQKGKTEVFRGHEYQVNLLRKVRLEIAVNDEFVKPTVDAILKAAKTGDGKIGDGKILILPLEDVIRIRTGERGSSAI; encoded by the coding sequence ATGAAATTAATCGTAGCAATTATCCAGCCTCATAAACTGGAAGAGGTTAAAGCGGAGCTTACTAAAAATGAAATTTATAGACTTACCGTAAGCGACGTGCAAGGCTACGGGCAGCAAAAAGGTAAAACTGAAGTATTTCGTGGACACGAATACCAAGTAAACCTTCTAAGAAAAGTAAGATTGGAAATCGCGGTAAACGACGAGTTCGTTAAACCAACCGTTGATGCAATCTTGAAAGCTGCCAAAACTGGTGACGGAAAGATCGGAGACGGAAAAATTTTAATTCTTCCTCTCGAAGACGTGATCCGTATCCGCACTGGAGAAAGAGGAAGCTCAGCGATTTAA
- a CDS encoding SH3 domain-containing protein yields MIRFLKYFIVAFYITFLLGCFSNYQSAYVNNGAGLRIRSAPKLSSERMGTVPYKGEVKILEKDQRLAHIDGFENYWYKIKSEDGEGWVFGGYLSFKHPDFLPPGSNSYTGLVYHHRIQSLKLIRTHFINQELFLNIYEADPKHIFAFLERKNQISENLIEWRILHAITLDIPQKDEEILNRVTAQCFTPGLDGKEVILAILKIQMRKTGVTIGNHYEMALDKLKIRKAWTLSEDELFLQPVMKTKGIECTIFDPGNQLKAISE; encoded by the coding sequence ATGATTAGATTTTTAAAATACTTCATTGTAGCATTTTACATTACATTCTTGTTGGGATGTTTTTCTAATTACCAATCTGCATATGTAAATAACGGAGCCGGACTTAGGATACGCTCTGCTCCAAAACTTTCTTCTGAAAGGATGGGAACAGTTCCATATAAAGGAGAAGTAAAGATCCTGGAGAAGGACCAAAGATTGGCTCATATAGATGGATTTGAAAACTATTGGTACAAGATTAAAAGTGAAGATGGAGAAGGATGGGTTTTCGGAGGATACTTAAGTTTTAAACATCCGGACTTTTTACCTCCAGGTTCTAATTCGTATACAGGACTTGTTTATCATCATCGGATCCAATCTCTCAAACTAATTCGTACTCATTTCATAAACCAGGAATTGTTCTTAAATATTTACGAGGCCGACCCAAAACATATTTTCGCATTTTTAGAAAGGAAAAACCAGATCTCAGAAAATCTGATAGAATGGAGAATCTTGCATGCAATCACTCTGGATATTCCTCAAAAAGATGAAGAAATATTGAATCGTGTTACGGCCCAATGTTTTACTCCTGGACTGGATGGGAAAGAGGTCATACTTGCGATCTTAAAAATACAAATGCGTAAAACGGGAGTAACGATCGGCAACCATTATGAAATGGCGTTAGATAAATTGAAAATCCGCAAAGCCTGGACTCTAAGCGAGGACGAGTTATTCCTACAACCAGTTATGAAAACGAAAGGGATAGAATGTACGATCTTTGATCCGGGGAATCAGTTGAAAGCGATTTCAGAGTAG
- the prmC gene encoding peptide chain release factor N(5)-glutamine methyltransferase, producing the protein MADSQDNVLNLLKKSEEFLKKKNIASARLDAEILLADLLKIPRVKLYIDFERPLSVPEKDEYRERIVQRSKFRPTAYIIGKKAFFDSEFHVNESVLIPRPETEELVAWVLEEYPNKENILEVLDLCSGSGCIGISLAKARKEWKVSFTDASESALEINKKNIQEILNTEKSFELYHGDLFSPIPDETKFDLIVSNPPYIPEADKPTIMPDVIDYEPHLALFVSDFQGFHTKILTEAKTKLKPEGRLYLETHPRYSTWLKETALSLGYSEADLKKDLSGRDSFVRLKV; encoded by the coding sequence ATGGCAGATTCCCAAGACAACGTTCTGAACCTACTCAAGAAATCGGAAGAATTTCTAAAAAAGAAAAACATAGCTTCCGCAAGATTGGACGCGGAGATATTACTCGCTGATCTACTCAAAATCCCAAGAGTTAAACTTTATATAGATTTCGAAAGACCACTTTCCGTCCCCGAAAAAGACGAATACAGGGAACGGATCGTCCAAAGATCTAAATTCAGACCTACAGCTTATATCATAGGGAAGAAGGCATTCTTCGATTCAGAATTCCATGTAAACGAGTCAGTGCTTATACCAAGACCGGAAACAGAGGAATTAGTCGCCTGGGTATTAGAAGAATATCCCAATAAAGAAAACATTTTAGAAGTATTGGACCTCTGCTCAGGAAGTGGATGTATAGGGATTAGCCTAGCCAAAGCCAGAAAAGAATGGAAGGTCTCTTTCACAGATGCTTCTGAATCTGCTTTAGAGATTAACAAAAAGAATATTCAAGAAATTTTAAATACAGAAAAAAGTTTCGAACTTTATCATGGAGATTTATTTTCTCCTATTCCAGACGAAACCAAATTCGATCTAATCGTTTCTAATCCTCCGTATATCCCTGAAGCAGATAAACCGACGATCATGCCGGATGTTATAGATTACGAACCTCATCTTGCGTTATTCGTTTCTGATTTCCAAGGATTTCATACAAAAATCCTGACAGAAGCAAAAACAAAACTAAAACCAGAAGGCAGATTATATCTGGAAACTCATCCAAGGTATTCTACTTGGTTAAAAGAAACTGCATTATCTCTCGGATACTCTGAGGCAGATCTGAAAAAGGATCTTTCTGGCAGAGATAGTTTTGTTAGATTAAAGGTCTAA